A window of Methanolobus sediminis contains these coding sequences:
- a CDS encoding iron chaperone produces the protein MEKSTSKTEFHNIDEYIALFPKDVRDKLEELRIVILEAAPEAEEVISYKMPTFRLNGILVHFAAYKNHIGFYPTPSGITAFEEELSGYKHSKGSIQFPLDKPIPFDIVKKIVVFRVRENKAKTNL, from the coding sequence ATGGAAAAAAGTACTTCTAAGACAGAATTCCATAATATTGATGAATACATTGCACTCTTCCCAAAGGACGTACGGGATAAGCTGGAAGAGTTGAGAATAGTGATTTTGGAAGCTGCACCGGAGGCCGAAGAAGTTATCAGTTACAAAATGCCGACATTCAGGTTGAACGGTATTCTTGTTCATTTTGCTGCCTACAAAAATCATATTGGATTTTATCCAACTCCTTCAGGAATTACTGCATTTGAGGAGGAACTTTCTGGGTATAAACATTCTAAAGGTTCTATCCAGTTTCCGCTGGATAAACCTATACCTTTTGATATTGTCAAAAAAATTGTGGTTTTCAGAGTTAGAGAAAACAAGGCAAAAACGAATCTATGA